Proteins from a genomic interval of Lolium perenne isolate Kyuss_39 chromosome 1, Kyuss_2.0, whole genome shotgun sequence:
- the LOC127339121 gene encoding E3 ubiquitin-protein ligase ATL41-like: MTPFAPPYNTNVLLAAVTALSAAIAFVAALHLYARCFLQQRAAATSTTNPHALALQRPPDGYGYELHAISVVVDAAVCAPDEAAGLGAKELGALQVLVWESSSAKEKEATFDEHCAVCLGEMEDGELGRLLPACRHVFHVGCIDAWLRLSSTCPVCRSAVRTELGAAAPAAAVEPLSYC; the protein is encoded by the coding sequence ATGACACCGTTTGCTCCTCCTTACAACACCAACGTCCTCCTGGCCGCGGTCACCGCGCTCTCGGCGGCGATCGCCTTCGTCGCCGCGCTCCACCTCTACGCCCGCTGCTTCCTCCAGCAACGTGCCGCCGCCACCTCCACGACCAACCCACACGCGCTGGCGCTGCAGCGGCCGCCGGACGGCTACGGCTACGAGCTCCACGCGatcagcgtcgtcgtcgacgccgcGGTGTGCGCTCCGGACGAGGCGGCGGGGCTGGGCGCCAAGGAGCTGGGCGCTCTTCAGGTGCTCGTGTGGGAGTCGTCGTCCGCCAAGGAGAAGGAGGCCACCTTCGACGAGCATTGCGCGGTGTGCCTCGGCGAGATGGAGGACGGCGAGCTGGGGAGGCTGCTCCCGGCGTGCCGCCACGTCTTCCACGTCGGCTGCATCGACGCCTGGCTCCGCCTCAGCTCCACGTGCCCGGTCTGCAGGTCGGCGGTGAGGACGGAGCTGGGTGCGGCGGCTCCGGCGGCCGCCGTGGAGCCATTGAGCTACTGTTGA
- the LOC127292811 gene encoding zinc transporter 6 encodes MPGAGCLPAAELAALSRVCRDGAAAARLKTGSLLAILIASAVGVCLPVALTRAFKGRDGYARGLLLVKCYAAGVILSTSLVHVLPDAYAALADCAVASRRPWRDFPFAGLLCLVGALLALLVDLSASSHLEAHGHVPPQEEDQDTPYAPIPTTKKAPVFELAGEMSPRKRAFLDDDHDHDPAPRADGHTEDRDDVALFGAKKGARLVRSDEPAVVVPSVGCHGGGHEVVEVGEGEEEEARKKQKMVSKVLEIGIVFHSVIIGVTLGMSQDVCAIRPLVVALSFHQVFEGMGLGGCIAQAGFGVATVGYMCLMFSVTTPLGILLGMAVFHMTGYDDSSPNALIIEGLLGSLSAGILVYMALVDLISLDFFHNKMMTSSLKLKKASYIALVLGSASMSILALWA; translated from the exons ATGCCCGGCGCGGGGTGCCTCCCGGCGGCCGAGCTCGCCGCGCTGTCCAGGGTCTGCCGCGACGGGGCCGCGGCGGCGCGGCTCAAGACGGGGTCGCTGCTCGCCATCCTCATCGCCAGCGCCGTCGGCGTCTGCCTCCCGGTCGCGCTCACCAGGGCCTTCAAGGGCCGCGACGGCTACGCGCGGGGGCTGCTCCTCGTCAAGTGCTACGCGGCGGGGGTCATCCTCTCCACCTCCCTCGTCCACGTCCTCCCCGACGCCTACGCCGCGCTCGCCGACTGCGCCGTCGCGTCGCGCAGGCCCTGGCGGGACTTCCCCTTCGCGGggctcctctgcctcgtcggcgCGCTGCTCGCCCTCCTCGTCGACCTCTCCGCCTCGTCCCACCTCGAAGCCCACGGCCACGTCCCGCCGCAGGAGGAGGACCAGGACACCCCCTACGCCCCAATCCCCACCACCAAGAAGGCCCCCGTCTTCGAGCTCGCCGGCGAAATGAGCCCCAGGAAACGCGCCTTCCTCGacgacgaccacgaccacgaccctgCACCGCGCGCCGACGGTCATACGGAAGACCGGGACGACGTGGCGCTCTTCGGGGCCAAGAAGGGCGCCCGGCTGGTCCGCAGCGATGAGCCCGCGGTGGTGGTCCCTAGTGTCGGGTGCCATGGGGGCGGGCATGAGGTGGTGGAGGTGGGggaaggggaggaggaggaggccaggaAGAAGCAGAAGATGGTCTCCAAGGTGCTGGAGATTGGGATAGTCTTCCACTCCGTCATCATCGGGGTCACCTTGGGGATGTCGCAGGACGTCTGCGCCATCCGCCCGCTCGTCGTCGCGCTCTCCTTCCACCAGGTCTTCGAGGGGATGGGCCTCGGCGGATGCATCGCGCAG GCTGGTTTTGGGGTGGCAACAGTGGGTTACATGTGCTTAATGTTCTCAGTGACAACACCACTGGGAATACTTCTTGGAATGGCAGTCTTCCATATGACTGGCTATGATGATAGCAGTCCAAACGCCCTGATAATTGAAGGCCTTCTTGGTTCACTTTCTGCTGGAATCCTTGTTTACATGGCACTGGTTGATCTCATTTCTCTCGATTTCTTCCATAACAAGATGATGACATCATCTCTAAAACTGAAGAAGGCCTCTTACATTGCATTGGTGCTCGGATCTGCTTCTATGTCTATATTAGCTCTCTGGGCATAG